Proteins from a single region of Primulina tabacum isolate GXHZ01 chromosome 5, ASM2559414v2, whole genome shotgun sequence:
- the LOC142545510 gene encoding two-component response regulator ORR9-like — MGVAAADAQFHVLAVDDSLIDRKLIERLLKTSSYQVTTVDSGSKALEFLGWHEDEINNLSSTSRFPKNQVVQVNLVITDYCMPGMTGYDLLRKIKESSSLRNIPVVIMSSENVPSRITRCLEEGAEEFFLKPVRLSDVSKLKPHIMKTRSWHDTEEGPEKIEKHESLSSPPRPSEYEKSEETSLQILAQSQPQPHYDQTTQSSNNNSNNKRKSMDEGLPSPERTRPRYNDLTLVSN, encoded by the exons ATGGGTGTGGCCGCAGCAGATGCTCAATTTCATGTTCTTGCTGTTGATGATAGCTTGATTGACAGAAAACTTATCGAGAGATTATTGAAGACTTCTTCTTATCAAG TTACTACAGTTGATTCTGGTAGCAAAGCTTTAGAATTTCTCGGTTGGCATGAAGATGAAATCAACAACTTAAGTTCAACCTCCCGATTTCCCAAAAACCAG GTAGTGCAAGTAAATCTTGTTATTACAGACTACTGTATGCCTGGAATGACTGGTTATGATTTGCTCAGGAAAATTAAG GAATCTTCATCTCTTAGAAACATACCAGTAGTTATCATGTCATCCGAGAATGTTCCTTCAAGAATTACAag ATGCTTAGAGGAAGGAGCAGAAGAATTTTTTTTGAAGCCAGTAAGATTATCAGATGTGAGTAAGCTAAAGCCACATATTATGAAAACCAGAAGTTGGCATGATACTGAAGAAGGCCCTGAAAAAATTGAGAAACATGAATCACTTTCATCGCCGCCGAGGCCGTCGGAGTACGAGAAATCCGAAGAAACATCGTTACAGATATTAGCACAATCACAACCACAACCACATTATGATCAAACAACACAATCTAGTAATAACAACAGCAATAATAAGAGAAAATCAATGGATGAAGGGCTTCCATCACCGGAGAGAACAAGGCCGAGATACAATGATCTCACTCTGGTGTCAAATTAA